In a genomic window of Fusobacterium sp. JB019:
- the rnpA gene encoding ribonuclease P protein component, protein METLKKSKEFKLIYNYGKKSYGYYSLVFFKKTKNKNNRMGFVVSKKIGNAVCRNRIRRLFREYYRENQERIKKGYEIIFVGKKNAGNVYKNLKYQEMKKDIDKIFKKSNLFTY, encoded by the coding sequence ATGGAAACTTTAAAAAAAAGCAAAGAGTTTAAACTAATTTATAATTATGGAAAAAAAAGTTATGGATATTATTCTCTTGTTTTTTTTAAGAAAACAAAAAATAAAAATAATAGAATGGGATTTGTTGTTAGTAAAAAAATAGGAAATGCAGTTTGTAGAAATAGAATAAGACGTCTATTTAGAGAATATTATAGAGAAAATCAAGAAAGAATAAAAAAAGGATATGAAATTATTTTCGTGGGAAAGAAAAATGCAGGAAATGTTTATAAAAATTTAAAGTATCAGGAGATGAAAAAAGATATTGATAAAATTTTTAAAAAATCAAATCTATTTACGTATTAA
- the yidD gene encoding membrane protein insertion efficiency factor YidD yields the protein MKKIILTLIKIYQKLISPILGKNCRFIPTCSIYTYKAIEIHGVIKGIYLGIKRILKCHPFNEGGYDPVPPKKIKNKEK from the coding sequence TTGAAAAAAATTATTTTAACTTTGATAAAAATATATCAAAAATTAATATCACCAATTTTAGGAAAAAATTGTAGATTTATTCCTACTTGTTCAATTTATACTTATAAGGCTATAGAAATACATGGTGTAATAAAAGGAATTTATTTAGGAATAAAAAGGATTTTAAAATGCCATCCTTTTAATGAAGGTGGTTATGATCCTGTACCTCCTAAAAAAATAAAAAATAAGGAGAAATAA
- a CDS encoding YidC/Oxa1 family membrane protein insertase encodes MSFLYGIFGKILNMFYGMTGSFGLSIIILTVLIKIILLPVTLKQDKSMKEMKKLQPKIDELKSKYKGDPQLLNQKTMELYKEHKVNPAGGCLPMLVQLPILWALFGVLRKEGVVPDETFLWFSLITPDPFFILPILNGAISFVQQKIMGTANNPQMKKMMYMFPLMMVFISYKMPGGLQLYWLISSLSGVAQQYFVMNRGE; translated from the coding sequence ATGAGTTTTTTATATGGAATATTTGGAAAAATATTAAATATGTTTTATGGAATGACTGGAAGTTTTGGGTTATCTATTATAATATTAACTGTTTTAATAAAAATAATTTTATTACCAGTTACGTTGAAACAAGATAAATCAATGAAAGAAATGAAGAAATTACAGCCAAAAATTGATGAATTAAAATCAAAATATAAAGGTGATCCTCAATTATTAAATCAAAAAACTATGGAACTTTATAAAGAACATAAAGTTAATCCTGCTGGCGGTTGCTTACCAATGTTAGTTCAACTACCTATATTATGGGCATTATTTGGAGTTTTAAGAAAAGAAGGGGTAGTTCCAGATGAAACATTTTTATGGTTCTCATTGATTACTCCAGATCCATTTTTTATTTTACCAATATTGAATGGAGCAATTTCTTTTGTTCAACAAAAAATTATGGGAACTGCAAATAATCCTCAAATGAAAAAAATGATGTATATGTTTCCACTAATGATGGTATTTATTTCTTATAAAATGCCAGGTGGATTACAATTATATTGGTTAATTTCTAGTTTAAGTGGTGTTGCTCAGCAGTATTTTGTTATGAATAGAGGAGAGTAG